In Amaranthus tricolor cultivar Red isolate AtriRed21 chromosome 3, ASM2621246v1, whole genome shotgun sequence, a single window of DNA contains:
- the LOC130807396 gene encoding anthocyanidin 3-O-glucosyltransferase 5-like yields MVIPTKPHAALLASPGLGHLIPMIQLANRLTTHHSFHVTIFVVSMDPNLNISTLLPNQSNYTNSTLYDLIVLPYVDSSTQMGPTDKIMTRLAIMMRDYIPSLRSELGSMEHNPTLLVVDLFGTEFLNLANEFNMVKYVYIPSNAWFLAETICVPHLDKQVKHVGPLYIPGCKRVEYDDILDPVFDPENRDYDEYVRIAIDIGTADGLLVNTWEELEPKTLSSLRNNKKLREMFNKPVYPVGPLVRPVRPECLGGELLMWLNNQPKESVLYVSFGSGGTLSSKQTIELAWGLEKSKQKFIWVLRPPIEHDGAGALFHAMEGQDQAISQYLPDGFLTQISNLGKVIPMWAPQTEILAHPSIGGFISHCGWNSTLESLSSGVPIIAWPLYAEQNMNAALMDEEIGVAIRPKVLPTKGLVSREEIKNMIIKIMVDVEGFEIRRRVKEVKKCAKKALTIEGSTCKWFAQLAKNCEIKLRSQSQKAEEMAVGHINIIN; encoded by the coding sequence ATGGTAATACCAACAAAGCCTCATGCTGCTTTGCTAGCAAGTCCGGGTCTGGGTCATCTCATACCCATGATCCAGCTAGCTAACCGCCTTACCACCCACCATTCTTTTCACGTTACCATTTTCGTAGTATCCATGGATCCCAACCTAAACATATCCACCCTCCTTCCTAACCAATCTAATTATACTAACTCTACTCTTTATGACCTTATTGTTCTTCCCTATGTTGATTCCTCCACACAAATGGGTCCCACAGACAAGATTATGACCCGTCTAGCCATCATGATGAGAGACTATATTCCTAGCCTTAGATCCGAGCTTGGATCCATGGAGCACAACCCGACCCTTCTTGTTGTGGACCTTTTTGGCACTGAGTTTCTTAACCTTGCTAATGAATTTAATATGGTTAAGTATGTTTATATTCCTTCCAATGCTTGGTTTTTAGCTGAGACTATATGTGTGCCCCACCTTGACAAACAAGTTAAGCATGTTGGGCCTTTGTATATCCCGGGTTGTAAACGGGTCGAATATGATGATATACTTGACCCGGTTTTCGACCCGGAAAATAGAGACTATGATGAGTATGTTCGTATAGCTATTGATATAGGAACAGCTGATGGTTTGTTGGTCAATACTTGGGAAGAATTGGAGCCTAAAACACTTTCTTCTTtgagaaataataaaaaattaagggaGATGTTTAATAAGCCGGTTTATCCGGTTGGACCATTGGTCAGACCGGTTAGACCGGAATGTTTGGGGGGTGAATTATTAATGTGGCTCAATAATCAACCTAAAGAATCGGTTCTTTATGTATCTTTTGGAAGTGGGGGAACTTTGTCTAGCAAACAAACAATAGAGTTAGCTTGGGGTTTGGAAAAGAgtaaacaaaaatttatttgGGTGTTACGCCCTCCAATTGAGCATGATGGAGCTGGGGCCCTTTTCCATGCAATGGAAGGTCAAGATCAAGCCATCTCCCAATATTTGCCTGATGGGTTTTTGACCCAAATAAGTAATTTGGGTAAAGTGATCCCTATGTGGGCCCCACAAACCGAGATACTAGCTCATCCTTCGATTGGGGGATTTATATCACACTGTGGATGGAACTCGACTTTAGAAAGTCTTTCAAGCGGAGTACCTATTATTGCTTGGCCACTTTACGCTGAACAGAACATGAATGCAGCACTAATGGATGAAGAGATCGGAGTTGCGATCCGGCCAAAAGTATTGCCAACCAAAGGGTTGGTGAGTAGAGAGGAGATTAAGAACATGATAATAAAGATCATGGTAGATGTTGAAGGATTTGAGATAAGAAGAAGAGTGAAAGAAGTAAAGaaatgtgcaaaaaaagcatTGACTATAGAAGGGTCAACTTGCAAGTGGTTTGCTCAATTGGCAAAGAATTGTGAGATAAAATTAAGGAGTCAGAGTCAAAAAGCAGAGGAGATGGCAGTGGGAcatattaatatcattaattgA